In the Candidatus Methanoperedens sp. genome, one interval contains:
- a CDS encoding type II toxin-antitoxin system VapC family toxin codes for MTVLDTNFLIDLLKDKPGTSEIADSIEHPKTTTINAFELYYGANSSARPEENISKINYLLKSIVVLEFDKNAALKAGNIQAKLMKLGKPIDPYDVLIAGIVMANNEEIMTRDINHFNRIPGLRFRSW; via the coding sequence ATGACCGTTCTGGATACAAATTTTTTAATAGATTTACTCAAAGACAAGCCGGGCACTTCAGAAATAGCGGATTCCATAGAGCATCCAAAAACAACAACGATAAATGCATTTGAATTATATTATGGAGCAAATAGTTCTGCAAGACCGGAAGAAAATATTTCAAAAATCAACTATTTACTAAAATCCATAGTTGTACTCGAATTTGATAAAAATGCTGCTTTGAAAGCAGGAAATATTCAGGCAAAATTAATGAAACTGGGAAAGCCAATAGACCCTTATGATGTTCTTATAGCAGGTATTGTCATGGCAAATAATGAAGAGATTATGACCCGGGATATTAATCATTTCAATCGCATACCAGGTCTTAGATTTAGGTCATGGTAG
- a CDS encoding type II toxin-antitoxin system HicB family antitoxin — MKHKLLNFSVIIEQDEDGMYIVKAPDIRGCYTQGKTIDQAMERIKEAIQVCIEADREEEITPLKFIGVAQLEVKV; from the coding sequence ATGAAACATAAATTGTTAAACTTCAGTGTGATCATCGAACAAGATGAGGATGGCATGTATATTGTAAAAGCACCCGACATCAGAGGTTGTTATACGCAGGGTAAGACCATAGACCAGGCTATGGAGCGCATTAAAGAAGCGATACAGGTTTGCATTGAAGCCGACAGGGAAGAAGAAATTACACCATTAAAATTCATTGGAGTGGCGCAGTTAGAGGTCAAAGTATGA
- the afpA gene encoding archaeoflavoprotein AfpA, with the protein MTIKIAWGITGCGDYLKESFDIMKELTLEYDLDVRVFLSQAGEMVVKWYKLFNDLKTSFPRTYSEKSPNVPFLVGDLQLGKYDFIIITPSTSNTVAKIAAGISDTLLSNAAAQAMKAKVPVYIFPADQTKGDIVTDLPGGKKLTLTMRDIDLDAVEKLRKMRGITVLRNPDEIREIVQKHIESKK; encoded by the coding sequence ATGACTATAAAAATCGCATGGGGAATAACAGGCTGCGGCGATTATCTCAAAGAAAGCTTCGATATAATGAAAGAGCTGACGCTTGAATATGACCTTGATGTCAGGGTGTTTCTTTCCCAGGCAGGCGAGATGGTCGTAAAATGGTACAAGCTCTTTAATGACTTAAAAACGAGTTTTCCCAGAACGTATTCTGAAAAATCCCCCAATGTCCCCTTCCTTGTGGGGGATTTGCAGCTCGGGAAGTATGATTTTATCATAATCACACCCTCCACTTCCAATACAGTGGCAAAAATCGCAGCAGGAATATCGGATACCCTGCTCTCAAACGCTGCTGCCCAGGCTATGAAAGCAAAAGTGCCTGTATATATTTTCCCGGCTGACCAGACTAAGGGGGATATTGTCACAGACCTGCCCGGAGGCAAGAAATTGACGCTTACGATGCGGGATATTGATCTTGATGCCGTGGAGAAACTGCGGAAAATGAGGGGGATAACTGTGCTCAGGAATCCGGATGAAATAAGAGAGATAGTGCAAAAACATATCGAGAGCAAGAAATAA
- a CDS encoding type II toxin-antitoxin system HicA family toxin → MTRLLPVSGKEMCKILEKLGFKKIHQVGSHVRYVHSDGRRTVVSVHGNEELSIGLIKEIMRQVELSREDYEKLRNEI, encoded by the coding sequence ATGACAAGGCTCCTTCCCGTTTCTGGAAAGGAGATGTGTAAAATTCTAGAAAAGCTCGGTTTTAAGAAAATCCATCAGGTGGGAAGCCATGTCAGATATGTTCATTCCGATGGCAGGAGAACTGTAGTATCGGTTCATGGAAACGAAGAACTTAGTATTGGGCTTATCAAAGAAATAATGAGACAGGTTGAATTATCAAGAGAAGATTACGAGAAATTGAGGAATGAAATATGA
- a CDS encoding DUF4158 domain-containing protein has product MNKPRFTQEQLAQVAKLSDSDIKRVNENRGMQNKLGFAYQVGIDIMLLSHISPIAWSNVILYEEYKLNKDMVR; this is encoded by the coding sequence ATGAACAAACCACGTTTTACACAGGAACAGTTAGCTCAAGTTGCAAAATTGTCTGATAGTGATATCAAAAGGGTCAATGAAAATAGAGGAATGCAGAACAAACTGGGATTTGCTTATCAAGTTGGTATTGATATTATGCTGCTTTCTCACATTAGTCCAATTGCATGGAGTAATGTTATTTTATATGAGGAATATAAGCTCAATAAAGATATGGTGAGATAA
- the smc gene encoding chromosome segregation protein SMC translates to MHIKEIELQNFKSFGKKVKIPFFDDFTTISGPNGSGKSNIVDSILFCLGLSNSRVLRAEKLTDLIFNGDTKVKRDFAQVTIRFDNTDREMPVDSDIIEITRKIRRTESGYYSYYYFNEKAVSLNDIHNYLSKAKITPECYNVVMQGDVTAIIEMTQTERRKIIDEIAGVAEFDEKKDQALNELDIVRERIERVDIILAEVDDQMSKLRQERDQALKYQSLRDEKRKYEGYILLARQKDAKKELERLGGELQDKETKKIDVIKQIEDRKKELLDIEENLSTLNSLIVQKGENEQITLRKEIETIRGEISRCMSAIELAENEINDIDSRKRKAFLDVDVVQGNIKEFDARLKEETQRNETIKGEISNKNTQLLILKSKISEVDAKFVEIRDRLTAAKLGLETLKNEKNELMREEDRLLDSARRKSSESRDRELEIEDAVSKMKSAGLDATNAKAGIEEISGKKRELSRDLIDLEKNRVQIKSVISDIENTLRTFHQEYAKSEARIRAAAEISYSGPVDAILSARKNRELPGIYGTIAELGKVDKKYSVALEIAAGARLQSVVVDSDEDAARAINYLKERRLGRVTFLPLNKMEVAQKMSKTEKEGIIDYAINLVNYDAKFDPAFWYVFRDTLVSENLTTARRLMGNKRLVTLDGELLEKGGAMTGGSIKSRLSFASGEEDNIKKIAEQISEYEGRRKSAVKKLETLEEHLSGIRSESAGFDNEVTRLKMQLAEIEGRGTRLTEVIETRNRELKEIEAARIKIKSDMDNVESQKREKDAAINTILEEIGKIELLLKGSEVPELNNRATQVEEEIQRLESRIRDIEAGINAVTLERKYAQTKIDETRQRLLELDTKKEEHRLKVNGLKENIKSFESDLDLKRSREKELGGELLELQDKRALVQKEHLSLKDRLMDAERLKIDIDRNLQALYSTKDALTEQIIRLDNEIAGLGIERNEEIPSSEAITQRLQALTRAMEKLEPVNMRAIDEYNEVENRQKDLKSRRDILFNEREELLIRIKKYEELKKESFMETFNGVNEQFKQVFAELSEGTGSLFLEKPDEPFTGGLTIKAQPSEKTLQRLEAMSGGEKSLTALSLLFAIQQYRPAPFYAFDEIDMFLDGVNAERVARRIQKSAGNAQFIVVSLRKPMIEAAKRTIGVAMQENNISSVTGIKLN, encoded by the coding sequence GTGCATATCAAAGAGATAGAGCTTCAAAATTTCAAATCCTTTGGAAAAAAAGTAAAAATACCTTTCTTTGATGATTTCACGACCATTTCCGGCCCGAACGGAAGTGGTAAATCAAATATAGTCGATAGTATCCTGTTCTGTCTTGGCCTCTCAAATTCCAGGGTTTTGCGGGCTGAGAAACTTACAGATCTTATATTTAATGGTGATACAAAAGTAAAAAGGGATTTTGCCCAGGTCACTATCCGTTTTGACAATACCGACAGGGAAATGCCTGTGGATTCAGACATTATCGAAATAACCCGCAAGATTAGACGCACGGAATCAGGTTATTACAGTTATTATTATTTCAATGAAAAAGCAGTAAGCTTAAATGATATCCATAATTACCTTTCAAAAGCAAAGATAACGCCGGAATGTTATAATGTGGTCATGCAGGGAGATGTCACAGCTATAATCGAAATGACCCAGACTGAGCGGCGAAAAATCATAGATGAGATAGCAGGCGTTGCTGAGTTCGATGAGAAAAAAGACCAGGCTCTGAATGAACTGGATATCGTCCGTGAGAGAATTGAACGGGTGGACATCATTCTTGCTGAAGTCGATGACCAGATGAGTAAACTAAGGCAGGAACGCGACCAGGCTTTAAAATACCAGTCGCTTCGTGATGAAAAAAGAAAATATGAAGGTTATATTCTTCTTGCAAGGCAAAAAGATGCGAAAAAGGAACTGGAAAGACTTGGCGGGGAATTGCAGGATAAAGAGACAAAAAAAATAGATGTCATAAAACAGATTGAAGATCGCAAAAAGGAGCTTCTTGATATCGAAGAAAATCTTTCAACATTAAATTCTCTAATAGTCCAGAAAGGCGAGAACGAACAGATAACCCTCAGGAAAGAGATCGAAACAATAAGGGGTGAAATATCCCGCTGCATGAGCGCGATCGAACTTGCGGAAAATGAGATAAATGATATCGACTCCCGGAAAAGGAAAGCTTTCCTTGATGTAGATGTTGTCCAGGGTAATATAAAGGAATTTGATGCCAGACTGAAAGAAGAGACCCAGCGCAATGAAACCATTAAAGGAGAAATCAGCAATAAAAATACACAACTTCTTATTTTAAAGAGCAAGATATCGGAAGTTGATGCAAAGTTTGTTGAGATCCGCGACAGGCTAACAGCCGCAAAACTTGGTCTTGAGACCCTGAAGAATGAAAAAAATGAACTGATGCGGGAAGAAGACCGCCTGCTTGATTCTGCGCGCAGGAAGTCATCAGAAAGCAGGGACAGGGAGCTTGAGATTGAGGATGCCGTATCCAAGATGAAGTCTGCTGGTCTTGATGCTACAAATGCAAAGGCGGGAATCGAAGAAATAAGTGGCAAGAAACGCGAGCTTTCGCGCGACCTGATCGATCTTGAGAAAAACAGGGTGCAGATAAAAAGTGTGATTTCAGACATTGAAAATACCCTCAGGACGTTCCACCAGGAGTATGCAAAATCAGAGGCAAGGATCAGGGCTGCTGCTGAGATCAGTTACAGCGGGCCTGTTGATGCAATCCTGAGCGCCCGGAAGAACAGGGAATTGCCGGGTATTTATGGCACAATAGCAGAACTTGGCAAAGTGGATAAGAAATATTCTGTTGCCCTTGAGATAGCAGCAGGCGCGCGTTTACAATCCGTTGTGGTTGATTCTGATGAAGATGCCGCCCGGGCGATCAATTACCTGAAAGAACGGCGCCTTGGCAGGGTGACATTCCTTCCCCTTAACAAGATGGAAGTAGCGCAAAAAATGTCAAAAACAGAAAAAGAAGGCATTATCGATTATGCTATCAACCTCGTGAATTATGATGCAAAGTTTGACCCCGCGTTCTGGTATGTATTCCGGGATACCCTTGTTTCGGAAAATCTCACGACTGCAAGGCGGCTTATGGGAAATAAGCGGTTGGTGACTCTTGATGGTGAACTCCTGGAAAAAGGCGGGGCAATGACAGGCGGTTCGATAAAATCAAGGCTCTCGTTTGCAAGCGGTGAAGAAGACAATATCAAGAAAATCGCAGAGCAGATATCAGAATACGAAGGCAGGCGAAAATCCGCTGTAAAGAAACTTGAAACACTGGAAGAACATCTTTCAGGGATCAGGTCAGAATCTGCTGGTTTTGATAATGAGGTCACAAGGTTAAAGATGCAATTAGCTGAAATCGAGGGACGCGGCACCCGTTTAACTGAAGTGATCGAAACGAGGAACAGGGAACTTAAGGAGATCGAAGCTGCCCGCATAAAGATCAAAAGTGATATGGATAATGTGGAAAGCCAGAAACGAGAGAAAGATGCAGCGATCAATACGATACTTGAAGAAATTGGTAAGATCGAATTGTTGCTAAAAGGTTCTGAGGTTCCTGAACTTAACAACAGGGCAACACAGGTCGAAGAGGAGATCCAGAGGCTTGAGAGCAGGATCAGGGATATTGAAGCAGGGATCAATGCAGTAACACTTGAGCGTAAATATGCACAGACAAAGATCGATGAGACCCGTCAGAGGCTTCTGGAACTTGATACAAAGAAAGAAGAACACCGCTTGAAGGTCAATGGCTTGAAGGAAAACATCAAGTCTTTTGAATCAGACCTGGATCTTAAGAGATCAAGGGAAAAAGAATTGGGCGGGGAACTCCTGGAGCTTCAGGATAAAAGGGCGCTGGTACAGAAAGAACACTTATCCTTGAAGGACAGGCTAATGGATGCCGAAAGGCTGAAAATCGATATTGACAGGAATTTGCAGGCATTATATTCCACGAAAGACGCATTGACAGAGCAGATTATCAGGCTTGATAATGAAATTGCAGGGCTTGGAATAGAACGAAATGAAGAGATACCGTCATCTGAAGCGATCACCCAGAGATTACAGGCGCTTACAAGGGCGATGGAGAAACTTGAACCTGTGAATATGAGGGCGATCGATGAGTATAACGAGGTGGAGAACAGGCAAAAAGACCTTAAATCAAGACGTGACATACTGTTCAATGAAAGGGAAGAACTGTTGATCCGCATTAAGAAATATGAGGAACTCAAGAAAGAATCATTCATGGAGACTTTTAATGGTGTCAATGAGCAATTCAAGCAGGTCTTTGCAGAATTATCCGAGGGAACAGGCTCGTTATTCCTTGAAAAACCTGATGAGCCATTCACAGGCGGATTAACAATAAAAGCCCAGCCCTCTGAAAAGACATTACAGCGCCTTGAAGCCATGTCCGGCGGCGAGAAGAGCCTGACTGCATTATCGCTGCTTTTTGCTATCCAGCAATACAGGCCAGCGCCTTTTTATGCGTTTGATGAGATTGATATGTTCCTTGATGGCGTAAACGCTGAAAGGGTGGCAAGGCGCATCCAGAAATCCGCAGGCAATGCGCAGTTCATAGTAGTGTCGCTGAGAAAACCAATGATAGAGGCAGCCAAACGCACCATCGGGGTTGCGATGCAGGAGAATAACATATCGAGTGTAACGGGGATCAAGTTGAATTGA
- a CDS encoding antitoxin, with product MSHKTLTISEEAYEALADLKKEGESFTELIKRITQPFRKKKLSEFAGIIKDEDFERAALEIRHLKSKKLNKVKL from the coding sequence ATGTCACATAAAACACTTACAATTTCAGAAGAAGCTTATGAGGCACTGGCAGATCTCAAAAAAGAAGGGGAGAGCTTTACTGAGCTTATTAAGCGCATTACCCAACCTTTCAGGAAGAAGAAACTGAGCGAATTTGCAGGTATCATAAAAGATGAAGATTTTGAAAGAGCAGCGCTTGAAATAAGGCACCTGAAGAGTAAAAAATTAAACAAGGTAAAACTATGA
- a CDS encoding nucleotidyltransferase domain-containing protein, with translation MKYELFGSRASGTAKKYSDFDVLIIADELPQDWRKRDVIILDLDRHGIFDLLIYTGEKLVNAMGVANSVIMNIFYRHHKILFGK, from the coding sequence ATGAAATATGAACTCTTTGGTTCTCGCGCAAGTGGAACAGCAAAGAAATATTCAGACTTTGATGTTCTTATTATTGCAGATGAACTTCCCCAGGACTGGCGCAAAAGGGATGTGATCATTCTTGATCTTGACAGACACGGGATTTTTGATCTCCTTATTTATACAGGTGAAAAACTGGTAAATGCCATGGGTGTGGCAAATTCTGTTATTATGAATATCTTTTATCGACATCATAAAATACTATTCGGCAAATGA
- a CDS encoding class I SAM-dependent methyltransferase: MNTSIKEHWNEIYEALDPDELTWYEEIPEPSIKLLSRCNINKDEPILDVGTGASTFIDYLVDQGFKNIIAADISEIALDKLKERLGKEKASLVKWIVDDITRPIHIQNLRDVAVWHDRAVLHFLLEEDQQQTYLSTLKKVIKKGGYVIIAAFSLKGAKKCSGLDVKNYDQDMLAKFLGEDFRLLEYFDYTYYMPSGKPRPYVYALFQNRC; the protein is encoded by the coding sequence ATGAACACCTCAATTAAAGAACACTGGAATGAAATTTATGAGGCATTGGATCCGGATGAGCTAACCTGGTATGAAGAAATTCCTGAACCGTCTATAAAATTACTATCCAGATGCAATATTAATAAAGATGAACCTATATTAGATGTGGGAACAGGCGCATCAACATTTATTGATTATCTTGTTGACCAGGGATTTAAAAATATCATTGCTGCTGATATCAGTGAAATAGCTCTGGACAAGCTGAAAGAACGATTGGGTAAAGAAAAAGCCTCCTTAGTGAAATGGATCGTGGATGATATTACCCGGCCAATCCATATCCAGAATTTAAGAGATGTTGCGGTGTGGCACGACAGGGCGGTTTTACATTTCTTATTAGAAGAAGACCAGCAGCAAACATATTTATCCACACTGAAAAAAGTGATCAAAAAAGGCGGTTATGTTATTATCGCTGCTTTTTCATTAAAGGGGGCAAAAAAATGCAGCGGTCTGGATGTTAAGAATTATGACCAGGATATGCTTGCGAAATTCCTGGGAGAGGATTTCAGGTTGCTTGAATATTTTGATTATACTTATTATATGCCTTCGGGTAAGCCGAGGCCGTATGTATATGCTTTATTCCAGAACAGGTGTTAA
- a CDS encoding peptidylprolyl isomerase yields the protein MANRTAILETTKGIIKFELKESEAPITTKNFIDLAQKGFYNGLTFHRVIRGFMIQGGCPKGDGTGGPGYMIRDEFHPKLKHTKGAVSMANAGPNTGGSQFFITEAPQPHLDGKHSVFGQVTEGQNVVESIKKGDKIIKVTIQ from the coding sequence ATGGCAAACAGAACTGCAATCTTAGAGACCACGAAGGGAATTATAAAATTCGAACTTAAGGAATCAGAAGCACCGATCACTACAAAGAACTTCATAGATCTTGCCCAAAAAGGGTTCTATAACGGGCTTACGTTCCACAGGGTCATACGCGGTTTTATGATTCAGGGCGGGTGTCCTAAAGGAGATGGAACAGGCGGTCCGGGGTATATGATACGTGATGAATTTCATCCAAAATTAAAACACACAAAAGGTGCTGTATCTATGGCTAATGCAGGTCCGAATACCGGGGGGAGCCAGTTCTTTATCACAGAAGCACCACAACCCCACCTTGATGGGAAACATTCTGTGTTCGGACAGGTAACAGAAGGCCAGAACGTGGTCGAAAGCATCAAAAAAGGCGACAAGATCATAAAAGTCACAATACAATAA
- the aspS gene encoding aspartate--tRNA(Asn) ligase: MIRTHYSNQITPEMNANTVTVCGWAHEIRDLGGIMFLVVRDREGLIQVTLFKKAIDKDVLEIVKGISRESVVCVTGTVKKEAKAPNGYEIVPTAVTVLGKAESPLPMDTTGKVEADLDTRLDVRFMDVRRLRTTSIFRLRNLLLKSIREYLDREGFVEITTPKVVATATEGGTALFPITYFEREAFLNQSPQLFKQLMMSGGLDRVYEIGPIFRAEEHDTRKHLNEATSIDIEASFVDNEDVMVILENLVNYVYKYIAENGQVYLKNLGVEIKIPQLPFKRITYTEAVKIAKDNGEQIEWGDDLSTESEHSIGKTIGEHYFITDWPSKIKPFYALPYEDKPELCRAFDMMHPRMELSSGAQRVHDPGLLRERITAQGLNADGFDFYLKAFKYGMPPHSGWGVGAERLLMTMLGIENIREVVLFPRDRRRLSP, from the coding sequence ATGATAAGAACTCATTACTCAAACCAGATAACCCCGGAAATGAACGCAAACACAGTCACCGTTTGCGGATGGGCGCATGAGATACGCGATCTTGGCGGGATTATGTTCCTTGTTGTGAGGGACAGGGAAGGACTTATACAGGTCACGCTTTTTAAGAAAGCTATTGATAAGGATGTGCTTGAGATCGTTAAAGGCATAAGCCGCGAATCGGTCGTTTGTGTTACTGGAACTGTCAAGAAAGAGGCAAAAGCGCCAAATGGCTATGAAATAGTCCCGACAGCCGTTACTGTACTTGGAAAAGCCGAATCACCGCTGCCTATGGATACTACAGGCAAAGTGGAGGCAGATCTTGATACCCGCCTGGATGTGCGCTTTATGGACGTGCGCCGCCTCAGGACAACATCTATATTCCGCCTTCGCAACCTTCTTCTGAAAAGTATCCGCGAATATCTTGACAGGGAAGGTTTTGTGGAGATCACAACCCCAAAAGTAGTAGCTACAGCCACTGAAGGAGGAACAGCGCTTTTCCCGATCACTTATTTTGAACGCGAGGCATTCCTTAACCAGAGCCCGCAATTATTCAAGCAGCTTATGATGTCTGGAGGACTTGACCGCGTTTATGAGATAGGCCCGATTTTCCGGGCAGAGGAACATGATACAAGAAAACACCTGAATGAAGCTACATCTATTGATATTGAAGCAAGTTTTGTTGACAACGAAGATGTAATGGTGATACTTGAGAACCTCGTAAATTATGTTTACAAATACATTGCGGAAAATGGCCAGGTCTATTTGAAAAACCTGGGAGTTGAAATAAAAATACCGCAGCTTCCTTTTAAACGGATAACCTATACTGAAGCCGTTAAGATCGCAAAAGACAATGGCGAACAGATCGAATGGGGCGACGACCTTTCCACTGAATCCGAACACTCAATAGGAAAAACGATCGGTGAGCATTATTTCATCACTGACTGGCCTTCTAAGATCAAACCATTCTATGCTTTGCCGTATGAAGATAAACCCGAATTATGCAGGGCATTTGATATGATGCATCCGCGCATGGAGTTATCCTCAGGGGCGCAGCGCGTTCATGATCCTGGATTATTACGTGAACGGATTACTGCCCAGGGACTTAATGCCGATGGTTTTGATTTCTACCTCAAGGCTTTCAAATACGGCATGCCGCCCCATTCCGGCTGGGGAGTCGGGGCAGAACGCCTGCTAATGACAATGCTGGGGATTGAAAATATACGCGAAGTCGTATTATTCCCGCGGGACAGAAGGCGTTTATCTCCATAA